The following are encoded in a window of Roseivirga misakiensis genomic DNA:
- a CDS encoding Crp/Fnr family transcriptional regulator, with protein MLEALEENLSQLGFEHELIQEILRFGKSKTVTAETSLINPGTPANAMPMVITGTLRIMREDEEGNEVFLYYLEGGDACAMSISCCMGNLSSPFKAISETDTTLWMVPLSMIDGWMANYSSFRKFVINSYQDRFDELMNTIDSIAFMNMDERLMKYLLDKKQSQGSFVIEKTHEQIAQELNTSRVVISRLLKKLEKEDKVELYRNRIEVL; from the coding sequence ATGTTAGAAGCGTTAGAAGAAAATCTGAGTCAACTGGGTTTTGAGCATGAGTTGATTCAGGAAATTTTACGCTTTGGGAAGTCAAAAACAGTAACTGCAGAAACATCTCTGATTAATCCCGGTACGCCAGCCAACGCCATGCCGATGGTGATTACCGGGACGCTCCGAATTATGCGAGAGGATGAGGAAGGCAACGAGGTTTTTCTCTATTATCTCGAGGGTGGTGATGCCTGTGCTATGTCAATCAGTTGTTGCATGGGCAATTTATCCAGTCCATTTAAAGCCATTTCCGAAACCGATACAACGCTATGGATGGTGCCCTTGTCGATGATTGATGGGTGGATGGCAAACTATTCGTCTTTCAGAAAATTCGTAATTAATTCCTATCAAGATCGATTTGATGAGCTCATGAATACCATAGATAGCATAGCCTTCATGAATATGGATGAGCGCTTGATGAAGTATTTACTGGATAAAAAACAGAGTCAAGGATCATTTGTAATCGAAAAAACGCACGAACAGATCGCTCAAGAATTAAATACATCGCGAGTAGTAATATCTAGACTACTCAAAAAGCTAGAAAAAGAAGATAAGGTAGAACTCTACAGAAATAGGATAGAGGTACTTTAA
- a CDS encoding LytR/AlgR family response regulator transcription factor, producing MSKINCLIVDDEPRAREVLDVYIKDEPELFLVGHCKNAIEAINLMADRPIDLIFLDIEMPEITGLALAKTIKDNTSIIFTTAHRDFAVDAFDLKAIDYLLKPIRPARFKEAVEKYKQKQSLAGDKVRENEIDQYILVRADRKTVKLSVSDILYIESFSDYLKIHSKKGLIVTRETLSKVQERLPENQFLRIHRSFLVHLKAISSFTKESIEIDGLELPISRSFRAVTAEKLANI from the coding sequence ATGTCTAAAATCAATTGCCTTATAGTCGATGATGAGCCAAGAGCTCGCGAGGTGTTAGATGTGTATATAAAAGACGAGCCGGAACTCTTTTTAGTGGGGCATTGTAAGAACGCGATCGAAGCCATTAACCTGATGGCAGATCGGCCAATAGATCTTATTTTCTTGGATATAGAAATGCCTGAGATTACTGGTTTGGCTCTGGCAAAAACGATAAAGGATAACACGAGCATTATTTTCACGACGGCTCATCGTGATTTCGCTGTCGATGCATTTGACTTGAAAGCGATAGATTATTTGCTAAAACCTATTCGGCCTGCAAGGTTTAAAGAAGCTGTTGAAAAGTACAAACAAAAGCAAAGTCTAGCTGGCGATAAAGTAAGAGAAAATGAGATTGATCAATACATTTTGGTACGTGCCGATCGTAAGACCGTAAAGCTATCGGTTAGCGACATTTTGTATATCGAAAGTTTTAGCGATTACTTGAAAATTCATTCGAAAAAAGGTCTAATCGTAACACGAGAGACTTTGTCGAAGGTGCAAGAACGTTTACCCGAAAACCAGTTCTTAAGAATTCATCGCTCTTTTCTAGTTCATTTAAAAGCGATCTCTTCATTTACCAAAGAGAGTATTGAAATTGATGGTTTGGAACTCCCTATAAGCCGATCGTTTAGAGCCGTTACTGCCGAAAAACTGGCTAACATTTAG
- a CDS encoding sensor histidine kinase, producing MDLILSAKHSKNRQLILIFGVSFCFQFLLRYGSVNSDYIMAFTIGLMPITILTCHVFIYKLIPSFLLENKLMQFVIWSITTLLGSAMLTIGFLMAVVAYLPNFRAEQLPPSTKNYPFLLAAMWIIVAATSFLSLWKQRQITQVENLNLEKLLAEKEVAMKNQELSLLKSQLHPHFLFNSLNTIYSLALTNAKETPETVLKLSDLLDYTLYQVNQPTVKLPKELHYIADYIALEKTRFDDSLKVTFNHQLDREDYLLAPMILMPFIENAFKHGKAMQHHQVIEITLIVANDTLKFNIRNSFEGQTEHSGIGLQNIQTRLNMLYPERHTLSIEQNDNIFDVNLHIKGLKPVEHV from the coding sequence ATGGATTTGATACTTTCAGCTAAACACAGCAAGAACAGGCAACTGATTCTAATTTTTGGAGTTAGCTTTTGCTTCCAGTTTCTATTACGCTATGGATCGGTTAACAGTGATTATATCATGGCTTTCACCATCGGCTTAATGCCCATCACGATCCTTACGTGTCACGTGTTTATCTACAAACTCATCCCCTCATTTTTACTTGAGAATAAGCTCATGCAGTTTGTGATCTGGTCTATTACCACATTGCTGGGTAGTGCTATGCTCACAATCGGTTTTCTGATGGCCGTAGTGGCTTATCTTCCAAATTTCAGAGCGGAGCAATTGCCACCATCAACGAAAAACTATCCTTTCCTTCTAGCGGCAATGTGGATAATAGTTGCCGCTACTAGCTTCCTAAGCCTATGGAAACAGAGGCAAATAACACAAGTAGAAAACCTCAATTTGGAAAAACTGCTGGCCGAGAAAGAAGTGGCGATGAAAAATCAAGAGCTCAGCTTATTAAAGAGTCAGTTGCATCCACATTTTCTATTCAACAGCCTCAATACCATTTATAGTCTAGCGCTAACTAATGCTAAGGAAACTCCAGAGACCGTACTTAAACTGTCAGATTTACTCGACTACACGCTCTATCAAGTCAATCAGCCCACGGTGAAGTTACCCAAGGAGCTACACTATATAGCTGATTATATCGCCCTAGAAAAAACCAGATTCGATGATAGTCTTAAAGTGACATTTAATCACCAATTGGATCGTGAAGACTACCTTTTAGCCCCCATGATTTTGATGCCTTTTATTGAAAATGCCTTCAAACATGGTAAGGCAATGCAACATCATCAAGTGATAGAAATAACGTTGATTGTTGCGAATGACACACTCAAATTTAACATACGCAACTCGTTTGAAGGGCAAACGGAGCATAGTGGTATTGGGCTTCAAAACATACAAACGAGGCTTAATATGCTGTATCCAGAGCGTCATACATTAAGCATTGAACAAAATGATAATATCTTTGATGTAAACCTCCACATCAAAGGTTTAAAACCTGTCGAACATGTCTAA
- a CDS encoding DUF6624 domain-containing protein — MKKIMLSLSFFLCIHLAIGQSKGDSLRNAGALEAAFMAYGGEFYQNPTNKEVAYKLAQTLSLSNLVDTAFFFLDVALEDNYKLMPLADSDLYNLFTDPRWREVEDKQFRKFQEKNGELKKPEYARQLIRMIMKDQALDYHLDMGRNEYAKNKYAPHWFFTITKTKARLNAENFTKMNELLEKYGWPLYDDVGELAADAPLLVINHHESEEIRKQYLDQIKAACMAKQGSCMEYAKIHDRILVNTNQPQTYGMQFRFNQKGDLEPFPIKDPETVDKRRLAIGLEPLAVYLKRKINYDWTVKQK, encoded by the coding sequence ATGAAAAAAATAATGCTAAGCCTATCGTTCTTCTTGTGTATTCATTTGGCCATTGGGCAATCAAAAGGAGATTCTTTGCGCAATGCGGGGGCATTGGAGGCCGCTTTTATGGCCTATGGTGGTGAGTTTTATCAAAACCCAACAAATAAAGAAGTGGCCTATAAACTCGCGCAAACATTGTCCTTATCGAATCTTGTCGATACTGCATTTTTCTTCTTAGATGTGGCGCTCGAGGACAATTACAAATTGATGCCATTGGCAGATAGTGATTTGTATAATCTCTTTACAGACCCTAGATGGCGAGAGGTTGAAGATAAACAGTTCAGAAAGTTCCAAGAGAAAAATGGCGAGCTTAAGAAACCGGAATATGCACGACAATTGATTCGTATGATTATGAAAGATCAGGCGCTGGATTATCATCTAGATATGGGCAGGAATGAGTACGCGAAAAACAAATATGCCCCGCATTGGTTCTTCACGATCACCAAGACGAAAGCGAGATTAAACGCTGAAAACTTTACCAAAATGAATGAGCTTTTGGAAAAGTATGGATGGCCATTATATGATGATGTTGGCGAATTGGCCGCCGATGCACCATTACTGGTTATCAATCATCATGAAAGCGAAGAAATCCGTAAGCAGTACCTAGATCAGATAAAGGCAGCGTGTATGGCCAAACAAGGAAGTTGTATGGAATATGCAAAAATTCATGATCGAATTCTAGTCAATACAAATCAGCCTCAAACTTATGGAATGCAATTTAGATTTAATCAGAAGGGTGATTTAGAGCCTTTCCCAATCAAAGACCCTGAAACGGTAGATAAAAGAAGATTGGCCATTGGCTTGGAACCACTTGCAGTTTATCTCAAACGAAAGATAAACTACGATTGGACTGTGAAGCAAAAGTAG
- a CDS encoding beta-N-acetylhexosaminidase produces the protein MKKLKLICIGVLFHSCLFGNDIEKYLINTPQEISYTDGCDSKIFEQAWQLKNFVQVLEDNEFKGDISIAQPVPIGIHFSFKLDTVNLPNQGYTLSIADDSVIVVGQNTAALYYAKQTLLQLLEYSISEEKPIPCLKIKDWPDFERRGYMLDISRDKVPTMESLYQLIDQLADWKINELQLYTEHTFAYKDHETVWENSSPLTAEEIQLLDAYSKKHHIDLVPNQNSFGHMENWLKHDEYLDMAECPDDCQTVWGKRKRTSLAPTVPGSFELMKSLYQEVLPNFSSQFFNIGGDETVELCEGKSKAECDKLGKGQVYLNYLKKLNTEANTLGFKTQFWGDIILNHPELISELPSDMTALVWGYADDHPFDKELPKFKAAGIDFYVCPGTSSWRSLIGRNKNAFGNLKNAAITGKANGAKGYLNTNWGDYGHWQPLSVVYPSMLIGASYAWHYDDKAIDHLEFQLNKYVFKDKTGNTGKAVLALGNAYLDTKIPKGNANAFHLLLRRYLWTMQGNYQTKLLTVDNLEASRKSILNALEVLALGEPQSEDADYLLPELNQAAALAMHAIDLGIARLGTKDMQTKSIPAEQRAKLKSELLLLIEKHKELWVMRNRIGGLSDSASKLEDILSFYDY, from the coding sequence ATGAAGAAACTAAAGCTGATTTGCATCGGTGTGCTTTTCCACTCCTGCCTATTCGGAAATGATATCGAGAAATACCTCATTAATACACCGCAAGAAATCTCATATACTGATGGATGTGATTCCAAAATATTTGAACAGGCTTGGCAACTCAAAAATTTTGTTCAAGTTCTGGAAGACAATGAATTTAAAGGAGATATCTCGATCGCTCAGCCCGTACCGATCGGCATACATTTTAGCTTTAAACTAGACACTGTTAACCTCCCTAACCAAGGTTATACCCTCAGCATAGCCGATGATTCGGTAATTGTAGTTGGCCAGAATACGGCTGCACTTTACTATGCCAAACAAACGCTATTACAGCTTTTAGAATATTCTATTTCAGAAGAAAAGCCTATCCCCTGCTTAAAAATTAAAGATTGGCCGGACTTTGAGCGAAGGGGCTACATGTTAGACATCAGCCGGGATAAGGTGCCTACCATGGAAAGTCTTTATCAACTGATTGATCAGCTGGCAGACTGGAAAATCAACGAGTTGCAACTCTACACAGAACACACTTTTGCTTACAAGGATCATGAAACCGTATGGGAAAATTCAAGCCCACTAACAGCAGAAGAAATTCAACTTTTAGATGCCTACAGCAAAAAACATCATATCGATTTGGTGCCTAACCAAAACTCTTTTGGCCATATGGAAAACTGGCTCAAGCACGATGAATATCTAGACATGGCCGAATGCCCAGACGACTGCCAAACCGTTTGGGGTAAAAGAAAACGGACCAGCTTGGCTCCTACAGTGCCTGGCTCGTTTGAATTGATGAAATCTTTATACCAAGAAGTGCTTCCGAACTTCTCTAGTCAATTTTTTAACATTGGTGGAGACGAAACTGTCGAGCTTTGTGAGGGAAAATCAAAAGCCGAGTGTGACAAATTGGGGAAAGGTCAGGTATACTTAAACTACTTGAAAAAGCTAAATACAGAAGCCAATACCCTGGGTTTTAAAACGCAATTTTGGGGAGACATTATCCTCAATCACCCGGAACTGATCAGTGAATTACCAAGTGACATGACGGCTTTGGTTTGGGGCTATGCAGATGATCATCCGTTCGATAAAGAGTTACCCAAATTCAAAGCTGCAGGTATTGATTTTTATGTATGCCCGGGTACTTCTTCATGGCGATCGCTTATTGGAAGAAACAAGAATGCTTTCGGTAATCTCAAAAATGCTGCAATTACTGGCAAAGCCAACGGAGCAAAAGGATACTTAAATACCAATTGGGGAGATTATGGGCACTGGCAGCCGCTATCGGTAGTTTATCCGAGTATGCTCATTGGCGCTAGCTATGCATGGCACTATGACGATAAGGCAATCGACCACCTTGAATTCCAACTCAACAAGTATGTTTTCAAAGATAAAACAGGAAATACTGGAAAAGCCGTGTTAGCCCTTGGAAATGCTTATTTAGACACCAAGATTCCAAAAGGAAATGCCAATGCCTTCCACCTTTTGCTCAGAAGGTACTTATGGACGATGCAAGGCAACTACCAAACTAAACTACTTACAGTCGATAACTTAGAAGCATCCAGAAAGTCCATTCTCAATGCTTTGGAAGTTTTGGCCCTCGGCGAACCGCAATCCGAGGATGCCGATTACTTACTTCCAGAGTTAAACCAGGCCGCGGCTTTAGCCATGCATGCTATCGATTTAGGGATAGCCAGACTTGGCACTAAAGACATGCAAACAAAAAGCATTCCTGCCGAGCAAAGGGCCAAATTGAAATCTGAGCTCCTCCTTCTTATAGAAAAACACAAAGAATTGTGGGTAATGAGAAACAGAATTGGAGGACTCTCCGATTCTGCTTCAAAATTAGAAGACATCTTGTCTTTTTATGATTATTAA
- a CDS encoding MFS transporter yields the protein MKAKKLVLLFTLMLVGESIFLLPFVVTRVFRPTFLKVFDITNLELGTAFSLYGTVAMISYFAGGPIADRYSPKKLLICSLIVTALAGIVMAFIPSLATLTLLYGFWGVSTILLFWAGYIKAIRQFGGEDAQGRSYGSVDGGRGLVAAAIASASVFLLAAFLPGPVEQATNAELSTALGNIIYVFSGVVLASAILVWFVFPNDAMDKSSAHKLTLNGLKEVLKRRSVWYQAIILLCGYVGYKCTDDFGLYASDAFGYNDIDAAHIATISFWTRPFAAVLAGVLGDRYGHSKMTILSFLILIFGSSIISLGLLKPGMEIMIAITIASTSLGIYGLRGLYYALFQESKIPLSITGSAIGFISVIGYTPDVFMGPLMGVILDNNPGALGHQYLFGVLIIFAFVGLVAAKLFQKSTA from the coding sequence ATGAAGGCGAAAAAGTTAGTCTTACTTTTTACATTAATGCTAGTGGGAGAAAGCATTTTTCTACTCCCTTTTGTCGTTACTCGGGTATTCCGACCAACTTTTTTAAAGGTCTTTGACATCACGAACCTAGAACTTGGTACTGCCTTTTCTTTGTATGGCACGGTTGCCATGATTTCTTACTTCGCAGGTGGCCCAATAGCCGATCGTTACTCCCCTAAGAAACTACTTATTTGTTCTCTCATAGTAACAGCTCTCGCTGGAATTGTCATGGCTTTCATTCCTTCATTGGCCACACTGACCTTACTCTACGGCTTTTGGGGTGTGAGCACAATTCTCCTTTTCTGGGCGGGCTACATTAAAGCCATCCGACAATTTGGCGGGGAAGATGCACAAGGAAGATCATATGGCTCAGTAGACGGTGGCCGCGGGTTAGTGGCAGCCGCAATCGCCTCAGCGTCTGTATTTCTGTTAGCCGCATTTTTGCCAGGTCCTGTAGAACAAGCCACTAATGCAGAACTCTCAACGGCATTGGGAAATATCATTTATGTTTTCTCAGGGGTTGTTCTAGCAAGCGCTATTCTGGTATGGTTTGTCTTCCCCAATGACGCTATGGACAAATCGTCTGCCCATAAACTGACCTTAAATGGTTTGAAGGAAGTGTTAAAAAGAAGATCGGTATGGTATCAAGCTATTATTCTTCTCTGTGGCTATGTCGGTTATAAGTGTACCGATGACTTCGGCCTGTATGCCAGTGATGCTTTTGGATACAATGATATAGATGCCGCACATATCGCAACAATTTCCTTTTGGACAAGACCATTCGCAGCTGTTCTGGCAGGAGTTTTAGGCGATCGGTATGGGCATTCCAAAATGACTATACTGAGTTTTCTCATACTAATTTTTGGTAGTAGCATCATCAGTTTAGGGCTGCTCAAACCTGGAATGGAGATTATGATCGCCATTACCATTGCCAGTACTAGCTTAGGAATTTATGGTTTAAGGGGCCTTTACTATGCTCTATTTCAAGAATCAAAAATCCCACTTTCGATTACTGGTAGTGCGATTGGCTTTATATCCGTTATTGGGTACACACCTGATGTATTCATGGGGCCTCTCATGGGGGTAATTTTAGATAATAACCCTGGAGCTCTTGGTCATCAATATCTATTTGGTGTATTAATCATTTTTGCTTTCGTAGGATTAGTGGCAGCTAAATTATTTCAGAAAAGTACTGCTTAA
- a CDS encoding PQQ-dependent sugar dehydrogenase, with amino-acid sequence MKRHLLFTFFLFIISSSIKGQSEQEAVRAVLDNFIEGTSYNYPDKILSAFYPGTPMFLHNDADTVMIYSAERYASLYTRRPPGTRNKRYGKILTIDIEKDIASAKIETLIPSFDKRFIDLVLLKKIDGEWKIISKAATAEPIPKTILQSTPKPVKKTVMSGLKKPWSMAFINESEALVAEKDGTVLRVNLETKSQKAISGLPKDVGREILIDTVKHTNGIFPAGAHGKKFSFNAGWFQVLLDPDFQNNQYIYISYAAENEEKASALKVIRGQLNENQLTAVETLFLAGPYTHGLYHYGGGMAFGNDGKLYISTGERNFYEHLNPKIPVAQNIEDPRGKIIRINPDGSIPTDNPNFGKKAVPGLFATGIRAAQGITLDANSGKLWFSEHGTMQGDELNIISPQANYGWPNRTTGGYRTKNYKPYEISGTTYTMPKHFWQHTIAPTGLTFYYGNEFPQWKNNLIVPGLSKGNLWRMVIENDELVSTEELFINDRVRLRKAVTSPAGELYLLTDEADGKIIKLENGNK; translated from the coding sequence ATGAAACGTCATTTACTTTTTACTTTTTTCTTATTCATCATTAGTAGCTCGATCAAAGGTCAGTCTGAACAGGAAGCCGTTCGGGCAGTACTTGACAACTTTATTGAAGGCACGAGCTATAACTATCCCGATAAAATTTTAAGTGCATTCTATCCTGGCACACCGATGTTTTTACACAACGACGCAGACACAGTTATGATTTACTCGGCAGAACGCTATGCCTCATTGTATACCAGACGACCTCCTGGCACCAGAAATAAAAGGTACGGAAAGATACTGACCATCGACATTGAAAAGGACATAGCTTCCGCCAAAATAGAAACCCTAATCCCCTCTTTCGATAAGCGATTTATAGACCTGGTTTTATTAAAAAAAATTGATGGTGAGTGGAAAATAATTTCAAAAGCGGCGACAGCTGAACCAATACCAAAAACAATTCTTCAGTCTACCCCAAAACCAGTAAAGAAGACCGTGATGTCGGGCTTAAAAAAGCCTTGGAGCATGGCTTTTATCAATGAAAGTGAGGCCTTGGTCGCGGAAAAAGATGGTACTGTTTTACGCGTTAATCTTGAGACAAAGTCTCAAAAGGCAATAAGCGGTTTACCGAAAGATGTTGGCCGTGAAATCTTAATTGACACGGTAAAACATACCAATGGTATTTTTCCAGCAGGCGCGCATGGCAAGAAATTTAGTTTTAACGCTGGTTGGTTTCAAGTACTACTCGATCCAGATTTTCAAAACAATCAGTACATCTACATTTCTTATGCCGCCGAAAATGAAGAAAAAGCCAGTGCATTAAAAGTGATACGCGGGCAGCTAAATGAGAATCAGCTAACTGCGGTCGAAACTCTATTTTTAGCTGGACCCTATACACACGGGCTTTATCATTATGGTGGTGGTATGGCATTTGGTAATGATGGAAAACTCTACATTTCCACTGGTGAGAGAAACTTTTACGAACACCTGAACCCAAAAATTCCAGTGGCACAAAACATTGAAGACCCAAGAGGCAAAATCATAAGAATTAACCCTGATGGATCTATCCCAACAGACAATCCGAATTTTGGAAAAAAGGCAGTCCCTGGCCTATTTGCTACGGGGATTCGAGCCGCGCAAGGCATTACACTAGATGCTAATTCGGGCAAACTTTGGTTTAGCGAACACGGCACCATGCAGGGCGATGAATTAAATATCATCAGCCCTCAAGCCAATTACGGTTGGCCGAACAGAACAACAGGAGGATACAGGACTAAAAACTACAAGCCGTATGAAATTTCGGGCACTACCTATACCATGCCCAAACACTTTTGGCAACATACAATTGCACCTACTGGACTGACTTTTTATTATGGTAATGAGTTTCCTCAATGGAAAAATAACCTGATCGTACCAGGTTTGAGTAAAGGCAACCTTTGGCGCATGGTGATCGAAAATGATGAACTAGTCAGCACAGAAGAGTTATTCATTAATGATCGCGTAAGACTAAGAAAAGCGGTCACTTCCCCCGCTGGTGAACTTTATTTATTGACAGATGAAGCTGATGGAAAGATCATTAAGTTAGAAAATGGAAATAAATAA
- a CDS encoding helix-turn-helix domain-containing protein, translated as MSALFLFASLGVINGFILSIYLFVKKVKRVADIYFGGLILALCIRIGKSVLVHFNDNLDKLILQIGLSACVFIGPLFYLYSKAIQNNSEAHKRSDMLILALFGLATLVLGILYPYRVEPEFWNAYMVRAIYLVWAIFLFLGLYENRAVFSKLWRSPRQLSEEERYVIGIAISIIFITITYQTALYVRGFTYIWGSIIFSISFYYLAGRKLLAKKSITPKNGTPPPLENGKKLLADVEHYMESDKPFLDPKLKLDDLAKQVNMSRHILSRILNEEYEHGFSHFIRNYRVNEAKRLIEVRDELSLEGIGFEAGFNSKSAFFEAFKKVTSVTPAAYKKSIQA; from the coding sequence ATGTCTGCGCTTTTCTTATTTGCTAGTCTTGGTGTGATCAATGGATTTATCCTAAGTATTTATCTTTTTGTCAAGAAAGTAAAACGAGTAGCCGATATATATTTTGGCGGTTTGATTCTAGCACTTTGTATTAGAATTGGAAAATCTGTTTTAGTCCACTTTAATGATAATCTAGACAAACTGATCTTACAAATAGGCCTCTCTGCTTGTGTTTTTATTGGGCCGCTTTTCTACCTGTACTCAAAAGCCATACAGAACAATTCAGAAGCTCATAAGAGGTCTGACATGTTGATATTAGCGCTTTTTGGGTTAGCTACACTTGTATTGGGTATATTATACCCCTACCGTGTTGAACCAGAATTTTGGAACGCTTACATGGTCAGAGCTATCTATTTAGTCTGGGCCATTTTCCTTTTTTTAGGGCTATATGAAAACAGGGCAGTTTTTAGCAAGCTATGGCGATCGCCTAGGCAATTATCTGAAGAAGAACGATACGTTATAGGCATCGCTATCTCGATCATTTTTATCACCATAACTTATCAAACAGCTCTATACGTTAGAGGATTTACATACATCTGGGGTTCCATTATTTTCTCTATCAGTTTCTACTATCTAGCGGGGAGAAAACTCCTAGCTAAAAAATCCATCACACCAAAAAATGGTACTCCGCCCCCACTAGAAAATGGTAAGAAATTATTAGCCGATGTTGAGCACTACATGGAGTCGGACAAACCGTTTCTAGATCCAAAACTGAAATTGGATGACCTGGCCAAGCAAGTTAACATGTCTCGACATATTTTATCAAGAATTCTTAACGAAGAGTATGAGCATGGCTTTTCCCATTTTATCCGAAATTATAGAGTAAATGAAGCCAAACGATTAATAGAAGTGAGAGATGAATTGTCGCTTGAAGGCATCGGTTTTGAAGCAGGTTTCAACTCAAAGTCAGCATTTTTCGAAGCCTTTAAAAAAGTAACATCTGTTACGCCAGCCGCTTACAAGAAGTCTATTCAGGCTTAA
- a CDS encoding sodium-dependent transporter — protein MASSSRDEFSSSFGFVMAAAGSAVGLGNIWGFPTQTAENGGAAFVLVYILLAFLVGYPVLMAEFTIGRHTRMAPPDAYKKLGGGQSYFIIGLLGLVTVGIILSFYSIIAGGMVAYFVEPIGRILGLDGVADWVVSQNTTSNFVFMTIFFLFTLLIVSGGVSKGIEKWSKRFMPLLFMLFIVLVVYVLTLDGAMEGARVYLLPDFDKVFDPQLLTSAMGQAFFSLSLGVGGMLVYGSYTSDKANLTRLGWLVTLCDIGVAIIAGFLIIPAMYAASSLGTEIFDANGALISGPNLIFQVLPSLFDSMGPIGVFVAFVFFLLMSIAALTSSMSMLEAVVAYVVDRTQVPRKRATWYTGGVFWVIAVVIVFNYEALFGLVVTAATEYAQPFLGLAIVVFAGWIIRKNVLLNELKKGQPEIEKTFFYKIWPIFLKVVCPILILLVFLQTFNF, from the coding sequence ATGGCATCCTCATCTCGCGATGAATTCAGTTCTTCATTTGGTTTTGTTATGGCTGCCGCTGGATCGGCTGTAGGGCTTGGTAATATTTGGGGTTTTCCTACTCAAACTGCTGAAAATGGTGGTGCCGCCTTCGTATTGGTTTACATTCTGTTAGCTTTTTTAGTTGGGTATCCGGTGTTGATGGCAGAATTTACAATTGGCAGGCACACTAGAATGGCACCCCCTGATGCCTATAAAAAACTAGGTGGAGGGCAATCTTATTTTATTATCGGGCTTTTAGGATTGGTCACAGTAGGCATAATCCTCAGTTTTTACTCCATCATAGCAGGTGGAATGGTTGCCTATTTCGTAGAACCTATTGGACGAATACTTGGCTTAGATGGTGTAGCAGATTGGGTGGTTTCCCAAAATACCACTAGCAACTTCGTCTTCATGACCATCTTTTTTCTTTTTACCCTCCTTATAGTTTCTGGAGGGGTGAGTAAAGGAATTGAAAAATGGTCGAAGCGATTTATGCCTTTGTTGTTTATGCTATTCATCGTTCTAGTGGTTTACGTACTCACCTTAGATGGTGCAATGGAAGGAGCAAGGGTTTACCTGCTACCAGATTTTGACAAGGTATTCGATCCTCAATTATTGACTAGTGCCATGGGACAAGCCTTTTTCTCGCTGTCGTTGGGTGTTGGTGGTATGCTTGTTTACGGCTCTTATACCAGTGACAAAGCTAATCTTACCCGCTTGGGCTGGTTGGTTACGCTTTGCGATATAGGAGTGGCTATTATTGCCGGCTTTCTGATTATCCCAGCCATGTATGCCGCCTCTAGTTTAGGTACCGAGATTTTTGACGCAAATGGTGCTCTGATATCAGGACCGAATTTGATTTTTCAAGTTTTACCTAGTTTGTTCGATTCCATGGGGCCAATTGGCGTTTTTGTGGCTTTTGTCTTCTTTTTGTTGATGAGTATAGCCGCTCTGACTTCCTCCATGTCTATGCTCGAAGCAGTAGTAGCCTATGTGGTCGATCGAACTCAAGTCCCGAGAAAGCGAGCTACTTGGTACACTGGTGGTGTGTTCTGGGTGATCGCCGTTGTGATCGTGTTCAACTATGAAGCTCTTTTTGGTTTAGTTGTGACAGCTGCCACAGAGTATGCACAACCATTTTTGGGACTAGCGATAGTGGTATTTGCTGGTTGGATTATTCGTAAAAATGTATTGTTGAACGAACTAAAGAAAGGACAGCCTGAGATTGAAAAGACGTTTTTCTATAAGATTTGGCCTATTTTTCTAAAAGTAGTTTGCCCTATACTGATCCTTCTGGTGTTTTTACAAACCTTTAATTTTTAG
- a CDS encoding UBP-type zinc finger domain-containing protein, whose translation MAIKPKLCQHLETLEVNPPDKYECEECIKTGDTWVHLRKCQTCGVTLCCDSSPNQHARKHAESHTGHSVIISAEPGEKWSYCFEHRSFNPEAY comes from the coding sequence ATGGCCATAAAACCTAAACTCTGTCAACACTTAGAAACTTTAGAAGTCAACCCGCCTGATAAATACGAATGTGAGGAATGTATCAAAACTGGAGATACTTGGGTGCATTTGAGAAAATGTCAAACCTGCGGCGTAACGCTTTGCTGCGATTCCTCGCCAAATCAGCATGCCCGGAAACATGCAGAATCACATACTGGCCATAGTGTCATTATATCTGCAGAGCCAGGCGAAAAATGGTCTTATTGCTTTGAGCATAGAAGCTTTAACCCGGAGGCCTACTAA